GACCAGTTGGAAGCTGTCGATCCTGGCCAGGCCGTCGTCCAGCTCGATCCCCGCCTTGAGCCTGCGCCCCAGGTCCTTCGGGATGGGTCCCAGCACTTCCGCCAGATACGTCTTGGGAACACCGTACGAAGGGTGCATCAGCCGATTGGCGAGCTCGCCGTCATTGGTGATCAGCAGCAGTCCCTCGGTGTTGACGTCGAGCCTGCCGACATGGAACAAGCGCCCCTGACGCTCGCGCAGATAATCGCCGATGCACGGCCGATCCTGGTCGTCGGACATCGAGCACAGGATGCCCCTGGGCTTGTTCAGCAGCAGGTGGGTCGCCTCCCGGTTGGTCACCACCCGGGTCCCGTCCACGTGAATCACGGCGGTCTCCGGATCGACCCGCTTGCCCATCCCGGTGACCATGTCACCGTCAACTTCGACCCGTCCCTCGGAGATCATCTGCTCAGCCGCACGCCGCGAGGCCACCCCTGCCTGGGACAGCAACTTCTGCAGGCGCACCCCCTCCGCCTTGGCAGGCGAGCCGGTCGGGTCACGGTATTCAGACATCGTCGATCGCATCCACTTCGGGCAACAGGGGAGCCAATGGCGGCAGGTCCTGCAGCGAGGACAGCCCGAGCCGTTCCAGGAACA
This Haloactinomyces albus DNA region includes the following protein-coding sequences:
- a CDS encoding pseudouridine synthase, which gives rise to MSEYRDPTGSPAKAEGVRLQKLLSQAGVASRRAAEQMISEGRVEVDGDMVTGMGKRVDPETAVIHVDGTRVVTNREATHLLLNKPRGILCSMSDDQDRPCIGDYLRERQGRLFHVGRLDVNTEGLLLITNDGELANRLMHPSYGVPKTYLAEVLGPIPKDLGRRLKAGIELDDGLARIDSFQLVDVNGNRALIEVVLHEGRKRIVRRLLQEAGHPVQRLVRTAVGEVRLTNERQGAIRPLDHKELGSLYRAVGL